A DNA window from Pseudoalteromonas spongiae UST010723-006 contains the following coding sequences:
- a CDS encoding GGDEF domain-containing protein has protein sequence MENVHVLTRQTDSNGDYLPYGQIYSEQNDISHTHALVTQLQKTLELTKLLNIFSVEASRVVQFSGLQFHSTEGVIEMTGSKIEGENHAFDLMADGERLGQLIYFCQNLPQYAKQKLARLHTALVYPLRNALLFSRVKKLATKDALTGLNNRSMFDDCLYRKLERSRRHHRSFGLMLLDLDNFKQVNDQHGHQVGDQVLIDFANILTDCVRGTDTVFRFGGDEFAILIDDDNFDVSHILANRIKKRVHSHQLLKTHSVTTSIGFSLSKAKDIPNSIFERADRALYAAKQDGRDCCKTN, from the coding sequence GTGGAAAACGTACATGTTTTAACGCGTCAAACAGACAGCAACGGCGATTATTTGCCGTATGGCCAGATCTATTCTGAACAGAACGACATAAGCCATACCCATGCGTTAGTAACGCAACTTCAAAAAACACTTGAGCTTACAAAATTATTAAACATCTTTTCGGTTGAAGCGTCACGCGTAGTGCAATTTTCAGGCCTACAATTTCATAGTACCGAAGGGGTAATTGAAATGACTGGCAGTAAAATAGAAGGTGAAAACCACGCCTTTGATCTGATGGCAGATGGCGAACGTCTTGGCCAGCTTATTTACTTTTGCCAAAATCTACCACAATACGCAAAGCAGAAATTAGCAAGATTACATACCGCACTTGTCTACCCTCTGCGCAATGCACTATTGTTTTCACGCGTGAAAAAACTGGCTACCAAAGATGCATTAACCGGGCTAAATAACCGCAGCATGTTTGACGATTGCCTATACCGCAAACTTGAGCGAAGCCGCCGTCATCACCGCAGCTTTGGCTTAATGTTGTTAGATTTAGATAACTTTAAGCAAGTAAACGACCAACATGGGCATCAAGTGGGCGATCAAGTATTGATTGATTTTGCCAATATTCTGACAGACTGCGTAAGAGGCACAGACACCGTATTTAGGTTTGGTGGTGATGAATTTGCCATTTTAATTGATGATGATAACTTTGACGTAAGTCATATCTTAGCTAATCGCATTAAAAAACGCGTGCACAGTCACCAACTACTGAAAACCCATTCTGTAACCACCAGTATTGGTTTTTCATTAAGTAAGGCAAAAGATATTCCTAACAGTATTTTTGAACGTGCCGATAGAGCGCTTTATGCAGCAAAACAAGACGGACGGGATTGTTGCAAAACAAACTAA
- the tilS gene encoding tRNA lysidine(34) synthetase TilS — MKDIYSTFKYELNNTEKTRFTVALSGGVDSVVLLHLAKRFREFTHIEIDAVHINHGLSDNADMWQAFCADLCQKWQIPFKAYRVSVKKASRESLEAVARTARYNALKAHLHSDSELLLGQHLDDQVETFFIRLKRGAGLLGLGAMKQRTHIENGLPVFRPLLGIMRKDIVEYAKAQQLSHINDESNHDDRFDRNFLRNKILPELNKRFKGFSNTVARVVNLLQSQQQLLDEYIAEDAKKCIFHQRFLLNEVIGFSRARIDNLIRYWLQQNKLVLPSQKVLDQVYQQAFNAKLDAQVSIECCGFAIKRYQDALFIVLPQAVPENQDNIGLSSVTIESQEFSVEKRAQGARAPFMDEHVNLRFDIGAEKFTLQHRNCTKSVSTWLKEAGIPPWQRPLVAGIYYNNQLVQVIGLGISKHAYAENGLCWQQKETNEN, encoded by the coding sequence ATGAAAGATATTTATTCCACTTTTAAATATGAGCTTAACAACACCGAAAAAACGCGCTTTACTGTTGCGCTTTCTGGCGGTGTTGACTCGGTTGTATTATTACATTTAGCGAAGCGTTTTCGCGAATTCACGCACATTGAAATCGACGCTGTGCATATCAACCATGGCTTAAGTGATAATGCCGATATGTGGCAGGCGTTTTGTGCCGATTTATGTCAAAAATGGCAAATCCCGTTTAAGGCGTACCGAGTAAGCGTGAAAAAAGCCAGTCGTGAAAGCTTAGAGGCGGTGGCGCGCACGGCACGTTACAACGCACTAAAAGCGCACTTGCATAGCGATTCAGAATTATTACTTGGACAGCACCTTGACGACCAAGTGGAAACGTTTTTTATTCGTTTAAAACGCGGAGCAGGGCTGTTGGGTTTAGGTGCGATGAAGCAGCGCACTCACATTGAAAATGGGTTACCTGTATTTCGTCCATTATTAGGTATTATGCGTAAAGACATTGTTGAGTATGCAAAGGCTCAGCAACTTTCGCATATCAATGATGAATCAAATCACGACGATCGCTTTGACCGAAATTTTTTACGCAATAAAATCCTTCCTGAACTTAATAAACGCTTTAAGGGCTTTAGCAATACCGTCGCTCGTGTAGTGAATTTGCTGCAATCGCAACAACAATTGCTGGATGAATACATTGCCGAAGACGCGAAAAAGTGTATTTTTCATCAGCGTTTTCTGCTCAATGAGGTGATTGGTTTTTCTCGCGCGCGCATTGATAATTTAATACGTTATTGGCTACAGCAAAATAAGCTAGTTTTGCCATCTCAAAAGGTGCTAGACCAAGTTTACCAGCAAGCATTTAATGCAAAATTAGATGCGCAAGTGAGTATTGAATGTTGTGGTTTTGCGATTAAGCGCTACCAAGATGCTTTATTTATCGTGTTACCTCAGGCGGTGCCTGAAAATCAAGATAACATTGGGCTAAGCTCAGTGACTATTGAGAGCCAAGAGTTTAGTGTAGAAAAAAGAGCGCAAGGTGCACGCGCGCCATTTATGGATGAACATGTTAATCTGCGTTTTGATATTGGCGCTGAAAAGTTTACCTTGCAACACCGAAACTGTACTAAATCGGTTAGTACATGGCTGAAAGAGGCTGGTATACCACCTTGGCAACGCCCATTGGTTGCAGGAATTTACTATAATAATCAACTTGTTCAAGTAATTGGCTTGGGCATATCAAAACATGCATACGCCGAAAATGGGCTATGTTGGCAACAAAAGGAAACAAATGAAAACTAG